A window of the Streptomyces sp. NBC_01351 genome harbors these coding sequences:
- a CDS encoding ABC transporter permease — MSTVRSIAQEVAPGYRASRTLPLRVEALRQWRRRRTLVMGGILAALPFILMIAFAVGGGPGSRDGGNGRITLIDTATASAANFAATCLFVSAGFLLVVPVALFCGDTVASEASWSSLRYLLASPVPRARLLWSKLVVALGFSLAAMVLLPVVALAVGTAAYGWGPLQLPAGGALPAGETVPRLAIAVAFVFVSQLVTAGLAFWLSTRTDAPLGAVGGAVGLTIVGNVLDAVTALGSWREFLPAHWQFAWADALQPQLEWGGMIKGTAVSVSYALVLFALAFRGFSRKDIVS, encoded by the coding sequence ATGAGCACGGTGCGAAGCATCGCGCAGGAGGTGGCTCCGGGCTACCGGGCGAGCCGTACGCTGCCGCTCCGCGTGGAGGCGCTGCGGCAGTGGCGCCGGCGGCGGACGCTGGTGATGGGCGGGATCCTGGCCGCGCTGCCGTTCATCCTGATGATCGCCTTCGCGGTGGGTGGCGGGCCGGGCAGCCGGGACGGCGGGAACGGCCGGATCACCCTGATCGACACGGCCACTGCCTCGGCGGCGAACTTCGCCGCGACCTGCCTGTTCGTCTCGGCCGGCTTCCTGCTGGTGGTGCCGGTGGCGCTGTTCTGCGGGGACACGGTGGCCTCGGAGGCGAGCTGGTCCTCGCTGCGCTACCTGCTGGCCTCGCCGGTGCCTCGGGCGCGGCTGCTGTGGAGCAAGCTCGTGGTGGCGCTCGGTTTCAGCCTGGCGGCGATGGTGCTGCTGCCGGTGGTGGCACTGGCCGTGGGAACGGCCGCGTACGGGTGGGGGCCGCTCCAGCTCCCGGCGGGCGGGGCGCTGCCGGCCGGGGAGACGGTGCCGAGGCTGGCGATCGCGGTGGCCTTCGTCTTCGTGTCGCAGCTGGTGACGGCGGGGCTGGCGTTCTGGCTGTCCACGCGGACCGACGCGCCGCTGGGCGCGGTGGGCGGGGCGGTCGGGCTGACGATCGTCGGCAACGTGCTGGACGCGGTGACCGCGCTCGGGTCGTGGCGCGAGTTCCTGCCGGCACACTGGCAGTTCGCGTGGGCGGACGCCTTGCAGCCGCAGCTGGAATGGGGCGGGATGATCAAGGGGACGGCGGTGTCGGTGTCGTACGCGCTGGTGCTGTTCGCCCTGGCGTTCCGCGGGTTCTCCCGCAAGGACATCGTGTCGTGA